A genomic segment from Necator americanus strain Aroian chromosome III, whole genome shotgun sequence encodes:
- a CDS encoding hypothetical protein (NECATOR_CHRIII.G9822.T1), which produces MRRCGPIPALTIFVAYAPTSSYEEEVEAFYMDLEKFYREDHAFYKVIIGDFNAKVGPRRTPEELHIGTHGLQWNDQGKRLSEFIMTTKTIHRQLSSNLPTVRHLQALYKSDP; this is translated from the coding sequence atgagaagatgtggcccaataccagctttgactatcttcgtcgcttacgctccaacatcaagctacgaagaagaagtcgaagctttctatatggacctggagaagttctaccgagaagatcatgccttctacaaggtcataattggcgatttcaacgctaaggttggcccaagaagaacgccggaggaacttcacatcgggacccacggcctacaatggaatgaccaggggaagagactctccgagttcatcatgacgactaagaccatccatcggcaactatcgtccaatctgcctactgtccgtcatctacaagctctttacaagagtgatccttaa
- a CDS encoding hypothetical protein (NECATOR_CHRIII.G9823.T3): MIVHIHTVSKLIELSREYRMPLCLTFIDLKKAFDSIETEAVVEALDNQGVPTQYIKLLRELYTILENALRKLEWDDMGVKFDGRQLHPLRFADDIVLMTPSISQAERMLNEFDETFGCIGLQLNLQKTMFMRNGWVSDAPFTLNGTNPNAPVKKTRNTRLRAHIFNTTVLPALTYASETYAFRKQEENAKQRAKSKLAFVLADLRLSRCSSSGESSKSGSDRLLNALRADGVPGKFVRLLDDMNQRTTAAVRTSGGCTTSFGKVTGVRQGAVAGPFLFNFAIDDIMRTTVDQCPADIVLAPSGYESSTKLQHVVNLVSKLAAAYGQRLCPDKCKQMWISSRPRTGIRVDGQPIELVNEFCYLGCMLKNNGSYERDVQQRCAKATSAFNSLTKCLCSTSITNEVKLRVYLSAIRPIMMYGSETWAAPSTVMERLDCTERKLLRRLLGYFWPRV; this comes from the exons atgATTgtccacattcacactgtttcgaaactcatcgagctatcacgagagtacaggatgccgctctgtctcaccttcatcgacttaaagaaggccttcgactcaattgagacggaagcggtcgtggaagccttggacaaccaaggcgtccctactcagtacataaaattacttcgagagttgtaca ccatcCTCGAGAACGCgttgcgaaagttggaatgggacgacatgggagtgaagtttgatggtcggcagctacaccctttgcgctttgctgatgacatcgtactgatgacacctagcatcagccaagcggaacgaatgctgaacgaattcgacgaaacatttggatgcatcggtcttcagctgaatctacaaaagacgatgtttatgcggaacggatgggtctcggatgccccattcacgctcaacggaacaaatccgaatgcaccag tgaagaagaccaggaacacccggctccgtgctcacatcttcaacaccaccgtacttcctgctttgacctatgcttcagaaacctacgcatttcgcaagcaggaagaaaacgcg aaacaacgcgcgaagAGCAAgttggctttcgtcctggccgatctacgattgtccaggtgttcatcgtcaggagagtcatcgaaatctggcagcg ACCGTCTTCTtaacgcgcttcgcgccgatggagtaccaggaaagttcgttcgcttgcttgatgacatgaatcaacgaacaactgctgcagttcgaacatcaGGCGGATGTACAACATCATTTGGAAAGGTAACTGgtgtaagacaaggggcagtggcaggacccttcctgttcaatttcgccattgacgacattatgcgaacaacagtcgaccagtgtcctgccgacattgtcttagcaccatcagg GTacgaaagcagtacgaaacttcaacatgttgtcaaccttgtatcgaagctggctgcagcatATGGACAACGCCTatgccctgataaatgcaagcagatgtggatctcttcgagacctcgaacgggaatcagggtggacggacaaccgatagaactcgtcaatgagttctgttacctgggctgtatgctgaagaacaacggcagctacgagagagatgttcagcaaagatgcgctaaggccacttctgcatttaactccttaacgaaatgtctgtgcTCGAcctccatcaccaacgaagtcaaactgcgagtctacctatccgcaattcgccccatcatgatgtacggatcggagacttgggcagcaccatcaacggttatggagaggcttgactgcacggaacgaaagctgcttagacggctacttggctacttttggcctagggtatga
- a CDS encoding hypothetical protein (NECATOR_CHRIII.G9823.T2) — translation MIVHIHTVSKLIELSREYRMPLCLTFIDLKKAFDSIETEAVVEALDNQGVPTQYIKLLRELYTILENALRKLEWDDMGVKFDGRQLHPLRFADDIVLMTPSISQAERMLNEFDETFGCIGLQLNLQKTMFMRNGWVSDAPFTLNGTNPNAPVKKTRNTRLRAHIFNTTVLPALTYASETYAFRKQEENATREPPRDIKRTTGRPPTRWSDFFTKSFKEKYYALRVTRKRRNH, via the exons atgATTgtccacattcacactgtttcgaaactcatcgagctatcacgagagtacaggatgccgctctgtctcaccttcatcgacttaaagaaggccttcgactcaattgagacggaagcggtcgtggaagccttggacaaccaaggcgtccctactcagtacataaaattacttcgagagttgtaca ccatcCTCGAGAACGCgttgcgaaagttggaatgggacgacatgggagtgaagtttgatggtcggcagctacaccctttgcgctttgctgatgacatcgtactgatgacacctagcatcagccaagcggaacgaatgctgaacgaattcgacgaaacatttggatgcatcggtcttcagctgaatctacaaaagacgatgtttatgcggaacggatgggtctcggatgccccattcacgctcaacggaacaaatccgaatgcaccag tgaagaagaccaggaacacccggctccgtgctcacatcttcaacaccaccgtacttcctgctttgacctatgcttcagaaacctacgcatttcgcaagcaggaagaaaacgcg ACGCGTGAGCCTCctcgcgatattaagcgcactacggGAAGACCGCccacccgatggtcagatttcttcacgaagtccttcaaagaaaaatattatgcTCTTCGTGTAACACgcaaaaggaggaaccactag
- a CDS encoding hypothetical protein (NECATOR_CHRIII.G9823.T1), translated as MPLCLTFIDLKKAFDSIETEAVVEALDNQGVPTQYIKLLRELYKGVRQGDTISPKIFTAILENALRKLEWDDMGVKFDGRQLHPLRFADDIVLMTPSISQAERMLNEFDETFGCIGLQLNLQKTMFMRNGWVSDAPFTLNGTNPNAPVRTSGGCTTSFGKVTGVRQGAVAGPFLFNFAIDDIMRTTVDQCPADIVLAPSGCPLTDLEYADDVVIFKAYGQRLCPDKCKQMWISSRPRTGIRVDGQPIELVNEFCYLGCMLKNNGSYERDVQQRCAKATSAFNSLTKCLCSTSITNEVKLRVYLSAIRPIMMYGSETWAAPSTVMERLDCTERKLLRRLLGYFWPRANPRGETRTAECTQTIEANNDEMSATELISAGAEWHKMKDNGRLPGLVDQIGATYIRDADKANALALHFASVFSSDCNIYKYIKSLKPSVSETYDGIPPIVYKECAATLCCPLAHIFNISMLLGEVPEVQEAP; from the exons atgccgctctgtctcaccttcatcgacttaaagaaggccttcgactcaattgagacggaagcggtcgtggaagccttggacaaccaaggcgtccctactcagtacataaaattacttcgagagttgtaca agggggtccgacagggtgacacaatttcacccaaaatattcacagccatcCTCGAGAACGCgttgcgaaagttggaatgggacgacatgggagtgaagtttgatggtcggcagctacaccctttgcgctttgctgatgacatcgtactgatgacacctagcatcagccaagcggaacgaatgctgaacgaattcgacgaaacatttggatgcatcggtcttcagctgaatctacaaaagacgatgtttatgcggaacggatgggtctcggatgccccattcacgctcaacggaacaaatccgaatgcaccag ttcgaacatcaGGCGGATGTACAACATCATTTGGAAAGGTAACTGgtgtaagacaaggggcagtggcaggacccttcctgttcaatttcgccattgacgacattatgcgaacaacagtcgaccagtgtcctgccgacattgtcttagcaccatcagggtgccccttgaccgacctcgagtacgccgacgatgttgttatattcaaAG catATGGACAACGCCTatgccctgataaatgcaagcagatgtggatctcttcgagacctcgaacgggaatcagggtggacggacaaccgatagaactcgtcaatgagttctgttacctgggctgtatgctgaagaacaacggcagctacgagagagatgttcagcaaagatgcgctaaggccacttctgcatttaactccttaacgaaatgtctgtgcTCGAcctccatcaccaacgaagtcaaactgcgagtctacctatccgcaattcgccccatcatgatgtacggatcggagacttgggcagcaccatcaacggttatggagaggcttgactgcacggaacgaaagctgcttagacggctacttggctacttttggcctagg GCTAACCCTCGTGGTGAGACTAGAACAGCAGAATGTACACAAACAATAGAAGCGAACAATGACGAAATGTCAGCAACAGAACTGATCAGCGCTGGTGCTGAATG GCACAAAATGAAGGACAATGGAAGACTTCCTGGTCTTGTGGATCAAATAGGAGCTACTTATATCAGAGATGCTGATAAAGCTAATGCCCTAGCCCTTCATTTTGCTAGTGTATTTTCTTCAGACTGCA ATATCTACAAATACATCAAGTCTCTTAAACCGTCGGTTAGTGAAACGTATGATGGAATCCCGCCAATTGTATATAAGGAGTGTGCTGCTACTTTATGTTGCCCTCTAGCCCATATCTTTAACATCTCCATGCTATTAGGTGAAGTTCCCGAGGTGCAAGAAGCACCATAG
- a CDS encoding hypothetical protein (NECATOR_CHRIII.G9824.T1) gives MTRRRYRHLAPPSKVAKVNRLRFFAHILRRPADRLVQRVLKSSSGSSWKKPPAGRAVFKDGTLGEGAGNRVRR, from the coding sequence atgacacgtagAAGATATcgacatcttgcaccgccttcgaaagtggctaaagtaaatcgtcttcgcttctttgctcatatattaaggagaccggcagatcgccttgtccaacgagttctgaagagttcgtcgggttcgagctggaagaagccaccagCTGgaagagctgtgttcaaggacggcacacttGGCGAAggtgcgggtaatcgcgtcaggcgatga
- a CDS encoding hypothetical protein (NECATOR_CHRIII.G9825.T2): protein MVKSSLPPPPVEPPAPPPPGIPPPPGEPPSNRLHHHRRKDTTGPCPPDTCDPCPPCPDLCNNFQMDDCVYILTYNNFDDFATMCPTFVANFYADWCLPSMYMTPVYQRVAKRVSIPMAKIDAERNGAITNRYHLQKYPTLMLWKDRKGPYQYIGKPSEEEIVNWIGRYAGNVWTYRRREAANEQMRMFIPDRPANVVNRRGSRSPSVPGGGNKMS from the exons ATGGTGAAATCATCACTACCGCCTCCGCCTGTGGAACCACCTGCACCACCACCGCCTGGTATACCACCTCCGCCTGGGGAACCACCATCAAACCgcctccaccaccaccgccggAAGGATACCACCGGACCTTGTCCGCCTGATACATGCGATCCGTGTCCGCCATGTCCTGATCTATGCAACAACTTCCAGATGGATGATTGTGTCTATATCTTAACCTACAATAACTTCGATGATTTTGCTACAATGTGTCCCACATTCGTTGCGAATTTTTATGCCGACTG GTGTCTTCCCAGCATGTATATGACTCCCGTTTACCAGAGAGTGGCAAAACGAGTGAGTATTCCGATGGCGAAGATTGACGCCGAGAGAAACGGCGCAATTACCAATCGTTACCATTTACAAAAGTATCCAACTTTGATGCTCTGGAAAGATCGCAAGGGACCGTATCAATACATTGGCAAACCCAGTGAAGAAG AGATCGTGAATTGGATCGGAAGATACGCTGGTAACGTGTGGACGTATAGAAGAAGAGAG GCTGCTAATGAACAAATGAGGATGTTCATCCCTGATCGCCCTGCTAATGTTGTCAACAGGAGAGGTAGTCGA TCACCCTCAGTTCCTGGTGGAGGAAACAAAATGAGTTAA
- a CDS encoding hypothetical protein (NECATOR_CHRIII.G9825.T1): MVKSSLPPPPVEPPAPPPPGIPPPPGEPPSNRLHHHRRKDTTGPCPPDTCDPCPPCPDLCNNFQMDDCVYILTYNNFDDFATMCPTFVANFYADWCLPSMYMTPVYQRVAKRVSIPMAKIDAERNGAITNRYHLQKYPTLMLWKDRKGPYQYIGKPSEEEKTGAVFFFFEADNKSNSFCRSPTPKGEESLMTSALPSRALILVQLSKHQFSDSQISPRHKEHVGTRGESDGGP; the protein is encoded by the exons ATGGTGAAATCATCACTACCGCCTCCGCCTGTGGAACCACCTGCACCACCACCGCCTGGTATACCACCTCCGCCTGGGGAACCACCATCAAACCgcctccaccaccaccgccggAAGGATACCACCGGACCTTGTCCGCCTGATACATGCGATCCGTGTCCGCCATGTCCTGATCTATGCAACAACTTCCAGATGGATGATTGTGTCTATATCTTAACCTACAATAACTTCGATGATTTTGCTACAATGTGTCCCACATTCGTTGCGAATTTTTATGCCGACTG GTGTCTTCCCAGCATGTATATGACTCCCGTTTACCAGAGAGTGGCAAAACGAGTGAGTATTCCGATGGCGAAGATTGACGCCGAGAGAAACGGCGCAATTACCAATCGTTACCATTTACAAAAGTATCCAACTTTGATGCTCTGGAAAGATCGCAAGGGACCGTATCAATACATTGGCAAACCCAGTGAAGAAG AGAAAACTGGcgctgtcttctttttttttgaggcgGATAACAAGTCGAACTCGTTCtgtcgttctcctactccaaAAGGTGAAGAATCTCTTATGACATCTGCTCTTCCATCAAGAGCGCTTATATTGGTCCAATTATCGAAACATCAGTTTTCGGACAGCCAGATTAGCCCAAGGCATAAGGAGCACGTTGGAACTAGAGGCGAATCTGACGGGGGACCTTAA
- a CDS encoding hypothetical protein (NECATOR_CHRIII.G9826.T1) translates to MKAVHIRLLRDFNGTSTMGESRSFHSNPQSANHSPNSSFGFDASSGQVLISNLSEVTKSEKVRDTHYASGMVQQRERLMPFMDVFATRTAPHDQSLTGAGALLPASWRIGCRLPLELRPLVARAI, encoded by the coding sequence ATGAAGGCTGTGCACATTCGCTTGCTTCGCGACTTTAACGGGACTTCCACAATGGGGGAAAGTCGCTCCTTCCACAGCAATCCACAATCAGCGAACCATTCGCCGaattcttccttcggcttcgATGCAAGCTCAGGCCAAGTGCTAATCAGTAATCTGAGTGAAGTCACGAAGAGTGAGAAAGTTAGAGACACCCACTATGCAAGTGGAATGGTTCAACAACGTGAACGGTTAATGCCTTTCATGGACGTTTTCGCGACTCGCACCGCTCCTCACGATCAAAGCCTGACGGGAGCAGGAGCGCTCTTACCAGCGAGCTGGCGCATTGGCTGCCGTCTCCCGCTTGAGCTCCGTCCACTTGTAGCCCGGGCTATATAA